A window from Halomicrobium urmianum encodes these proteins:
- a CDS encoding DUF7524 family protein yields MPDTLPVHVNRQSLHSLEVPASFETDDSFDVRLINHGEPVHVHLHLDDSLSEIATIEATNHYVDADSQRPVGVTLREEGSVLGKLKVATGYGAETRYVDVRITEPTEEQDEVRVDESLAQPQPDAGTDDESTGSLLDGERSVFLLGGLALLVAAVAAALVQSTAVRVGAAVVALTVLTGLYAAAGPRRDDD; encoded by the coding sequence GTGCCAGACACGCTCCCCGTGCACGTCAACCGGCAGTCGCTGCACTCGCTCGAGGTGCCGGCCTCGTTCGAGACCGACGACTCCTTCGACGTCCGGTTGATCAATCACGGCGAACCGGTCCACGTCCACCTCCACCTGGACGACTCGCTCTCGGAGATCGCGACCATCGAGGCGACCAACCACTACGTGGACGCCGACTCCCAGCGGCCCGTCGGCGTCACCCTCCGGGAGGAGGGGTCGGTCCTCGGGAAGCTCAAGGTAGCGACGGGATACGGCGCGGAGACGCGCTACGTCGACGTCCGGATCACCGAACCGACCGAGGAGCAGGACGAAGTCCGGGTCGACGAGTCGCTCGCGCAGCCCCAGCCCGACGCCGGGACCGACGACGAGTCGACCGGCTCACTGCTCGACGGCGAGCGTTCCGTCTTCCTGCTCGGCGGGCTTGCGCTGCTCGTCGCAGCCGTCGCGGCCGCCCTCGTCCAGTCGACGGCCGTCCGGGTCGGCGCCGCCGTCGTCGCGCTGACCGTCCTGACCGGTCTCTACGCGGCCGCCGGCCCGCGCCGCGACGACGACTGA
- a CDS encoding DR2241 family protein, with translation MHDSQVAAVTEAAADGIDFDGFEVRADGDEYRVAANGAETTVGEDDLDAALAEHVDYATNWYFWHATAPQAEPRWAYLRWLERSDELSVPERYDALREGVTRSWGQLRITATVDEGGQRRYALRNEEDADVPDEDLATYEDPLEARSLAKRDDDGKYRPLKTAPTLRTGWRFAGLSAEGLVQAVDFFYPATVANWYAEREGELDVDHWRETMERQTGMFGLVETWDRGEGHEHVNWVAEACCVDSQCLKRREWQYDDETDLDVDGGDGRFPCREPCSVVISAARQWTKLEAEEPRTYEFELTPSEKEQIEAIVDAVADGEAEEIREADVYEGANRYRARFLRAKLFDEDGNLAGVETDRE, from the coding sequence ATGCACGACTCGCAGGTGGCGGCGGTGACCGAGGCGGCCGCCGACGGGATCGACTTCGACGGATTCGAAGTGCGGGCCGACGGCGACGAGTACCGCGTCGCCGCGAACGGGGCCGAGACGACCGTCGGCGAGGACGACCTCGACGCCGCCCTCGCCGAGCACGTCGACTACGCGACGAACTGGTACTTCTGGCACGCGACCGCGCCGCAGGCTGAGCCCCGGTGGGCGTACCTGCGGTGGCTGGAGCGGTCCGACGAGCTGTCGGTCCCCGAGCGCTACGACGCGCTCCGGGAGGGCGTCACCCGCTCGTGGGGTCAGTTACGCATCACGGCGACGGTGGACGAGGGCGGTCAGCGCCGGTACGCCCTCCGCAACGAGGAGGACGCGGACGTCCCCGACGAAGACCTGGCGACCTACGAGGACCCGCTGGAGGCGCGCTCGCTGGCCAAGCGGGACGACGACGGGAAGTACCGCCCGCTGAAGACCGCCCCCACGCTCCGGACGGGCTGGCGCTTCGCCGGTCTCTCGGCTGAGGGGCTGGTCCAGGCGGTCGACTTCTTCTACCCCGCGACGGTCGCCAACTGGTACGCCGAGCGGGAGGGCGAGCTGGACGTCGACCACTGGCGTGAGACGATGGAGCGCCAGACCGGCATGTTCGGGCTCGTCGAGACCTGGGACCGCGGCGAGGGCCACGAGCACGTGAACTGGGTCGCCGAGGCCTGCTGCGTCGACTCCCAGTGTCTGAAGCGCCGGGAGTGGCAGTACGACGACGAGACCGACCTCGACGTGGACGGCGGCGACGGCCGCTTCCCCTGCCGGGAGCCGTGCTCGGTGGTCATCTCGGCCGCCCGCCAGTGGACCAAGCTCGAGGCCGAGGAGCCGCGGACCTACGAGTTCGAGCTGACGCCCAGCGAGAAGGAGCAGATCGAGGCGATCGTCGACGCCGTCGCCGACGGCGAGGCCGAGGAGATCCGCGAGGCCGACGTCTACGAGGGGGCGAACCGCTATCGGGCGCGGTTCCTCCGGGCGAAGCTGTTCGACGAGGACGGCAACCTCGCCGGCGTCGAGACCGACCGGGAGTGA
- a CDS encoding methytransferase partner Trm112: MKRDLMDIVCCPLDKQELELEVDEEEDGEILAGRLVCTECGETYPIEDGIPNLLPPDMREESPA, encoded by the coding sequence ATGAAGCGGGACCTGATGGACATCGTCTGCTGTCCGCTGGACAAGCAGGAACTCGAGCTGGAGGTCGACGAGGAAGAGGACGGCGAGATTCTCGCCGGGCGGCTCGTGTGTACCGAGTGCGGCGAGACCTACCCCATCGAGGACGGCATCCCGAACCTGCTGCCGCCGGACATGCGCGAGGAGAGCCCGGCCTGA
- a CDS encoding DUF7523 family protein, whose translation MTVAERTRAAARRDPFLVEALRAGVVNYAAAARFLDVDGETEAVVAALRRYAEELGEYEAPTTSAPVSMESGFGEGDPGDALLVVGDLALVPDAGSLTALVARGDAGPEHLRAALGALDAADVDVEAAAVGGGTIAAVVGRRDGPDALRVLEETVGRDRS comes from the coding sequence ATGACAGTCGCGGAGCGGACGAGAGCGGCGGCCCGGCGGGACCCGTTTCTGGTCGAGGCGCTGCGGGCGGGCGTGGTCAACTACGCGGCGGCGGCCCGCTTTCTGGACGTCGACGGAGAGACGGAGGCGGTCGTCGCGGCGCTGCGGCGCTACGCCGAGGAACTGGGCGAGTACGAGGCCCCGACCACGTCGGCCCCCGTCTCGATGGAGAGCGGGTTCGGCGAGGGCGACCCCGGGGACGCCCTGCTCGTGGTGGGCGACCTCGCGCTCGTCCCGGACGCCGGGTCGCTGACGGCGCTCGTGGCGCGGGGCGACGCGGGACCCGAGCACCTCCGTGCCGCGCTGGGGGCGCTCGACGCAGCGGACGTCGACGTCGAGGCCGCCGCGGTCGGGGGCGGGACGATCGCGGCGGTCGTCGGCCGCCGGGACGGGCCCGACGCGCTCCGGGTTCTGGAGGAGACAGTCGGCCGGGATCGATCCTGA
- a CDS encoding CbiX/SirB N-terminal domain-containing protein, with amino-acid sequence MTQALVIAAHGSHLNAESSTPTFDHADTIRATGAFDEVREAFWKEEPHFREALRVVDADEVYLVPLFISEGYFTEQVIPREFRLEEWEPELWDSDGTSATHATLRAADTGQTVHYCGPVGTHDSMSDVIVRRAESVTGDDDVGDGFGLAVVGHGTERNENSAKAIEYHADRIREMDRFDEVEALFMDEDPEVDDVTDFFESDDIVVVPLFVADGYHTQEDIPEDMGLTDDYRTGWDTPAAVDGHRIWYSGAVGTEPLMADVVLERAADAGADVEGAIERVKAETGGSPATGD; translated from the coding sequence ATGACTCAGGCGCTCGTCATCGCGGCCCACGGGTCGCACCTCAACGCGGAGTCGTCGACGCCGACGTTCGATCACGCGGACACCATCCGCGCGACGGGGGCGTTCGACGAGGTGCGGGAGGCCTTCTGGAAGGAAGAGCCCCACTTCCGGGAGGCCCTGCGGGTGGTCGACGCCGACGAGGTGTACCTCGTGCCGCTGTTCATCTCGGAGGGGTACTTCACGGAGCAGGTAATCCCGCGGGAGTTCCGCCTGGAGGAGTGGGAGCCGGAGCTGTGGGACTCCGACGGGACCAGCGCGACCCACGCGACGCTCCGGGCCGCGGACACCGGCCAGACCGTCCACTACTGCGGGCCGGTGGGCACGCACGACTCGATGAGCGACGTCATCGTCCGGCGGGCGGAGTCGGTGACGGGCGACGACGACGTCGGCGACGGGTTCGGCCTGGCCGTGGTCGGCCACGGCACCGAGCGCAACGAGAACTCGGCGAAGGCCATCGAGTACCACGCCGACCGGATCCGCGAGATGGACCGCTTCGACGAGGTCGAGGCGCTGTTCATGGACGAGGACCCGGAGGTCGACGACGTCACCGACTTCTTCGAGAGCGACGATATCGTCGTGGTCCCGCTGTTCGTCGCGGACGGCTACCACACGCAGGAGGACATCCCCGAGGACATGGGGCTGACTGACGACTACCGGACGGGCTGGGACACGCCCGCGGCGGTCGACGGCCACCGCATCTGGTACTCCGGCGCGGTGGGGACCGAGCCGCTGATGGCCGACGTGGTGCTGGAGCGGGCCGCCGACGCCGGGGCGGACGTCGAAGGGGCCATCGAGCGCGTGAAGGCGGAAACCGGCGGCTCGCCGGCGACGGGCGACTGA
- a CDS encoding adenylosuccinate synthase, with product MTVTIVGSQLGDEGKGGVVDLYGDAADVVARYQGGDNAGHTVVHEGQEYKLSLVPSGAIRGKTGVLGNGCVVNPRTLFDEIDTLRDRGLDPDVRVARRAHVIFPYHRVLDGIEEDVKSEDDQEVGTTGRGIGPTYEDKAGRRGVRIGDLTDPDVLRERLEYVVPLKRALAEDVLEVDVGEEFDVDALYEEYREYGQRLANEGMLVNAGKYLSDRIDDGDDVMLEGAQGTVIDIDHGNYPYVTSSNPTAGGACTGTGLGPGVVGDGEVIGIVKAYLTRVGSGPMPTELAGVEGDTPGYDGDAGEQEEELATYIREAGDEYGTVTGRPRRVGWLDVPMLRHASRVSEFTGLAVNHVDTLAGLDEVKAAHSYTLDGEELLTMPATTERWGDCEPDYRIFDGWSDVDWEQVADEGYEALPEEARTYLEYVSDEVDVPIYAVGIGPGRSETVVRERPF from the coding sequence ATGACCGTAACAATCGTCGGCTCGCAGCTCGGCGACGAGGGGAAGGGCGGCGTCGTCGACCTGTACGGCGACGCGGCGGACGTTGTCGCCCGGTACCAGGGCGGCGACAACGCTGGCCACACCGTCGTCCACGAGGGCCAGGAGTACAAGCTCTCCCTCGTCCCGAGCGGGGCCATCCGCGGCAAGACCGGCGTGCTCGGCAACGGGTGCGTCGTCAACCCGCGGACGCTGTTCGACGAGATCGACACGCTGCGCGACCGCGGGCTCGATCCCGACGTCCGCGTCGCCCGACGCGCCCACGTCATCTTCCCGTACCACCGCGTCCTCGACGGCATCGAGGAGGACGTCAAGAGCGAGGACGACCAGGAGGTCGGCACCACCGGCCGCGGCATCGGCCCGACCTACGAGGACAAGGCCGGCCGGCGCGGCGTCCGGATCGGCGACCTCACCGATCCCGACGTGCTCCGCGAGCGCCTGGAGTACGTCGTCCCGCTGAAGCGCGCGCTCGCCGAGGACGTTCTGGAGGTCGACGTCGGCGAGGAGTTCGACGTCGACGCGCTGTACGAGGAGTACCGCGAGTACGGCCAGCGCCTGGCAAACGAGGGCATGCTCGTCAACGCCGGGAAGTACCTGTCCGACCGGATCGACGACGGCGACGACGTGATGCTGGAGGGCGCCCAGGGAACCGTCATCGACATCGACCACGGCAACTACCCGTACGTGACGTCCTCGAACCCGACGGCCGGGGGCGCCTGTACCGGGACCGGCCTCGGTCCGGGCGTCGTCGGCGACGGCGAGGTCATCGGCATCGTCAAGGCCTACCTCACGCGGGTGGGCAGCGGACCGATGCCGACCGAACTCGCCGGCGTCGAGGGCGACACGCCCGGCTACGACGGGGACGCCGGTGAACAGGAGGAGGAGCTGGCCACCTACATCCGCGAGGCCGGCGACGAGTACGGCACCGTCACGGGCCGTCCCCGCCGCGTCGGCTGGCTCGACGTGCCCATGCTCCGCCACGCCAGCCGGGTGTCCGAGTTCACCGGCCTGGCCGTCAACCACGTGGACACGCTCGCCGGCCTCGACGAGGTGAAGGCCGCCCACTCCTACACGCTGGACGGCGAGGAGCTTCTCACCATGCCGGCGACGACCGAGCGGTGGGGCGACTGCGAGCCCGACTACCGCATCTTCGACGGCTGGTCGGACGTCGACTGGGAGCAGGTCGCCGACGAGGGCTACGAGGCCCTCCCCGAGGAAGCGAGGACGTACCTCGAGTACGTCAGCGACGAGGTCGACGTGCCCATCTACGCCGTCGGGATCGGTCCCGGCCGGTCCGAGACGGTCGTCCGCGAGCGCCCGTTCTGA